Proteins found in one Magnolia sinica isolate HGM2019 chromosome 5, MsV1, whole genome shotgun sequence genomic segment:
- the LOC131246935 gene encoding serine/threonine-protein kinase PEPKR2-like: MVSEKGEKVIEKRGLKDEMGKKRMEDDFRVGRVIGKGTSGVVRVCHDRIRKRCFACKSVAKIVAYRIHEEIEIMQHLSGHPGVVTLLAVYEDANSFHLIMEMCDGSSLLDDLHNRRFKSERDIAAVIKEIVSSLKYCHESGVIHGDIKPDNILRTRSGRLKIADFGFALRTLKGKELYPAGGTPHFMAPEVLQRRVTEKSDIWAVGVVLHKFLVHHEPFDGKSCQDVFDAIRTVEIDFNDEKWMCVSDSAKDLLKKMLNKDVSQRLTAVEVLSHPWLQEEESIIDSLAQEILGLCL, from the exons ATGGTGAGTGAAAAAGGAGAGAAGGTTATTGAAAAGAGAGGATTGAAGGATGAGATGGGCAAGAAAAGGATGGAAGATGATTTTAGAGTTGGTCGGGTGATTGGAAAAGGAACCTCTGGTGTTGTCCGGGTTTGTCATGATAGAATCAGGAAGCGTTGCTTTGCCTGCAAATCAGTGGCGAAGATCGTAGCCTATCGCATCCatgaagaaatagaaataatgcAGCACCTATCTGGTCATCCAGGTGTGGTGACACTACTAGCTGTCTACGAGGATGCCAATTCTTTTCATCTAATCATGGAGATGTGCGATGGGAGTTCCTTGTTGGATGACCTCCATAATAGAAGATTCAAGTCAGAGAGAGATATTGCCGCAGTGATAAAGGAGATTGTATCCTCGTTGAAGTATTGCCATGAATCGGGAGTCATCCACGGTGACATCAAGCCGGATAACATACTTCGAACTAGGTCAGGAAGGTTAAAGATTGCAGACTTTGGTTTCGCTCTGAGGACGTTGAAAG GTAAAGAATTATATCCAGCAGGTGGGACTCCTCATTTTATGGCCCCAGAGGTATTACAACGAAGGGTTACAGAGAAATCCGATATATGGGCTGTCGGTGTCGTCTTGCACAAGTTTTTGGTTCACCATGAACCGTTCGACGGGAAGTCTTGCCAAGACGTATTTGATGCGATCAGAACAGTAGAgatagatttcaatgatgagaagTGGATGTGCGTCTCGGATTCTGCAAAAGATCTGCTGAAGAAAATGCTAAACAAGGATGTTTCTCAACGATTAACTGCAGTAGAAGTTCTAA GTCATCCATGGTTACAAGAAGAGGAAAGCATAATTGACTCCTTAGCCCAGGAAATATTGGGCTTGTGTCTTTGA